Proteins from a single region of Pongo pygmaeus isolate AG05252 chromosome 3, NHGRI_mPonPyg2-v2.0_pri, whole genome shotgun sequence:
- the LOC129034655 gene encoding uncharacterized protein LOC129034655 — protein MPARRHLTQRAPGQRFLGKSRRLQAVVPGIPPWCRRERGESGRGGCGRWRRPGTGPVPGRGDPPGRAFRCSGQVGGGEGGGRGSRSKTELRLRVLRQQLLEDTVETQGGFIWVGKHPGPRLRFSSATPLLPRLARPHSTRLVTARATCPRTLLSDGQKTWGSR, from the coding sequence ATGCCAGCACGCCGTCATCTCACCCAAAGGGCGCCAGGCCAGAGATTCCTGGGGAAAAGTCGCCGGCTGCAGGCGGTTGTCCCAGGAATTCCTCCATGGTGCCGGCGGGAGCGCGGCGAGTCCGGGCGCGGCGGCTGCGGGAGGTGGAGGCGACCCGGGACTGGGCCGGTCCCAGGGAGAGGGGATCCCCCGGGCCGCGCGTTCCGCTGTTCAGGCCAGgtagggggtggggaaggaggaggaagaggatcccGAAGCAAGACAGAGCTGAGGCTCAGAGTTCTCAGGCAGCAGCTTCTGGAGGACACCGTGGAAACCCAAGGCGGCTTTATTTGGGTCGGCAAACACCCGGGGCCCCGGTTAAGATTTAGCAGTGCCACCCCGCTCCTCCCCCGCCTTGCACGACCGCACTCAACGCGCCTTGTCACTGCGAGGGCTACCTGTCCTCGCACACTCCTCAGCGATGGCCAGAAAACGTGGGGCTCGAGATGA